A portion of the Paenibacillus marchantiae genome contains these proteins:
- a CDS encoding GNAT family N-acetyltransferase produces MELNNWSEELNSYDLSNEYSIQKAEPEEWGLYCSVYYNMAYTGFFREEGYFNVSRNNSFWIYKGESKIGGVRMAPNTLYHLFFMPPFNDSFEVLKLLKTILIKWSDATQRIKIYEILPDQVHLFTRAGFWPDEFRCRWMQRPTDHFNVHWDHDFIVKSPEIIENETGAKQYINEDEIAQCDFDSFVGGFEALRRKKTSLEDFIPNEEIYFTNENLTQASTLVYDKVTGQLIANCRLCLQDNQAAVYSIGVNSAYRGKGLATRMLQRALTSLKDKYSVLRLYVMEGNDAESVYFNLGFVPGVQEIQTMYVPVHE; encoded by the coding sequence ATGGAATTAAATAATTGGTCTGAGGAACTTAATTCTTATGATTTATCAAATGAGTATTCCATTCAAAAGGCTGAGCCCGAAGAATGGGGACTGTATTGTTCAGTCTATTATAATATGGCCTATACTGGATTTTTTAGAGAGGAAGGCTACTTCAATGTTTCGCGGAATAACTCTTTTTGGATTTATAAAGGAGAGTCAAAAATCGGTGGGGTAAGGATGGCACCCAATACGTTATATCATCTATTCTTTATGCCCCCATTCAATGATTCATTTGAGGTACTGAAACTTCTTAAAACAATACTCATAAAATGGTCTGATGCAACTCAACGTATCAAGATATATGAAATTCTCCCCGATCAAGTACATTTATTTACGAGGGCTGGATTCTGGCCAGATGAGTTCAGATGTCGCTGGATGCAGCGCCCGACAGATCATTTCAATGTGCATTGGGATCATGATTTTATAGTTAAGAGCCCCGAAATTATCGAGAATGAAACAGGTGCTAAGCAATACATTAATGAAGATGAAATCGCTCAGTGTGACTTTGACAGCTTTGTAGGAGGTTTTGAAGCCTTACGCAGAAAGAAAACATCCCTTGAAGACTTTATCCCGAACGAAGAAATCTATTTTACCAATGAGAACCTAACTCAAGCTTCTACGCTTGTATATGATAAGGTTACTGGACAGCTCATAGCCAACTGTCGCCTATGTTTGCAGGATAATCAAGCAGCAGTATATAGCATCGGAGTCAACTCTGCTTACAGAGGAAAAGGACTAGCTACACGCATGCTGCAAAGAGCACTGACTTCTCTTAAAGACAAGTATTCAGTTCTAAGGTTATATGTCATGGAAGGCAATGATGCCGAATCAGTTTATTTTAATCTTGGATTTGTTCCTGGCGTTCAAGAGATACAAACGATGTATGTTCCAGTACATGAGTAG
- a CDS encoding DinB family protein codes for MLYDLKGEANMSPVVGLLFAAVIENSQRLQRITEGMSQEEIDYKGPNNNFNSTAQLIKHITYVDLNWAYRIKGLPLPQNLKEQHGPMIDENGSLPMVQGISLSTLMSTYEGVITMLKDACTQLTDDDLARIVTFGHENEKQATVCWGMWHIADHSRYHQAHINQLRRWYQEAY; via the coding sequence GTGCTTTATGATTTAAAAGGCGAAGCCAATATGTCACCTGTTGTTGGGTTGTTATTTGCTGCGGTTATAGAAAACAGCCAACGACTCCAACGAATCACGGAAGGTATGTCGCAAGAAGAAATAGATTATAAAGGACCTAATAACAACTTCAATAGTACCGCTCAATTAATAAAACATATCACCTACGTCGATCTGAATTGGGCTTATCGAATAAAGGGATTACCACTTCCTCAAAACTTAAAAGAGCAACATGGCCCTATGATTGATGAAAATGGCAGTCTTCCGATGGTTCAAGGAATATCTTTGAGTACACTTATGTCGACATATGAAGGTGTCATAACCATGTTGAAGGACGCGTGTACACAATTAACGGATGATGATCTAGCGAGGATTGTCACTTTTGGGCATGAAAATGAGAAGCAAGCAACCGTATGCTGGGGTATGTGGCATATCGCTGACCACAGTCGTTATCATCAAGCTCACATTAATCAACTTCGAAGATGGTATCAAGAAGCTTACTAA